A part of Mycolicibacterium sp. TUM20985 genomic DNA contains:
- a CDS encoding TIR domain-containing protein yields MRLPDESVSVPGLLERSVAQAIAQLAEGSASRIKVFVSHTKHNSSGEGGFDPPVFEQVRTAIANSKLADFFDAHDLQPGSDWAADLKHEAGSSALLMVRTDRYASREWTQREVLEAKRHDVPIVALIALVDGEARGSFLMDHLPTVPFARDDSGTSIDKALDRLVDEVLKRALWTAQSSYIGAQGFDWLPVHAPEPVTTVEWLARHKAEDAHDEHLLIMHPDPPLGPDERAVVDEMCAVAGFEGRVDVLTPRTFAIRGGEVSYGQ; encoded by the coding sequence ATGCGGCTCCCCGACGAATCAGTCAGTGTTCCAGGGCTGCTCGAACGGAGTGTGGCCCAGGCCATCGCTCAATTGGCCGAAGGATCGGCGAGCAGGATTAAGGTCTTCGTGAGCCACACAAAGCACAACTCGTCGGGAGAAGGCGGCTTCGATCCGCCCGTTTTCGAGCAAGTCCGCACGGCAATCGCGAACAGCAAGCTCGCGGACTTCTTCGATGCTCATGACCTTCAACCGGGAAGCGACTGGGCGGCCGACTTGAAGCATGAAGCCGGGTCGTCCGCCCTGCTCATGGTCCGCACCGACAGGTACGCGAGTCGGGAGTGGACCCAGCGGGAGGTGCTTGAAGCCAAGCGCCATGATGTGCCCATCGTCGCCCTTATTGCACTTGTCGACGGGGAGGCTCGTGGCTCTTTCCTGATGGATCACCTTCCGACGGTGCCCTTTGCGCGCGATGACTCGGGCACGTCAATTGACAAGGCTCTCGACAGGCTCGTCGACGAAGTTCTCAAGCGAGCGTTATGGACGGCGCAATCCTCGTACATCGGTGCGCAGGGGTTCGACTGGTTGCCGGTACATGCGCCGGAGCCGGTGACGACCGTCGAGTGGCTAGCACGGCACAAGGCCGAGGATGCTCACGACGAGCACCTGCTGATCATGCACCCCGATCCGCCATTGGGTCCGGACGAGCGGGCTGTAGTTGACGAGATGTGCGCAGTCGCTGGATTTGAAGGACGCGTCGACGTCCTGACTCCGAGAACGTTCGCGATCCGTGGTGGTGAGGTGTCGTATGGCCAATGA
- a CDS encoding nucleoside triphosphate pyrophosphohydrolase family protein: MELNDYQAAALETDVRSKREIEDTVIHLLGLAGEAGSVASEYKKHLRDGDARGAWRERMAEELGDVLWYLAAIADRLDLRLADIAAANLVKTRARWIPGSASPFDANFTEEERLPRSGVYEFRAVPNTEVSRPSADLFFNGAKVGDRLTDASDSPDGYRFHDIFHLAFATFLGWSPLTRALLDRKRRSDQLVNENQDGGRAVVLEEGISALAFAYGAEHGLLDGIEHVDQSVIRAIGSVSANFEIADRTGADWERAILAGFRVFRDLLAHDGGFVVFDADAGQLAFMPKKPETSA, encoded by the coding sequence ATGGAGCTGAACGATTACCAAGCAGCAGCCTTGGAAACCGACGTCCGATCGAAGCGGGAGATTGAAGACACCGTCATCCACCTCCTCGGCCTCGCAGGTGAGGCGGGCTCGGTGGCTTCTGAGTACAAGAAACACCTTCGCGATGGTGATGCACGCGGTGCCTGGCGAGAGCGTATGGCCGAGGAACTCGGCGACGTGCTCTGGTACCTGGCTGCCATCGCCGACCGTCTGGATCTCCGACTCGCTGACATAGCGGCAGCCAACCTGGTCAAGACTCGGGCACGCTGGATTCCTGGCTCCGCTTCACCGTTCGATGCGAATTTCACTGAGGAAGAACGACTTCCGCGCTCAGGTGTGTACGAGTTCCGAGCCGTGCCCAACACCGAAGTTTCTCGCCCATCCGCTGACTTGTTCTTCAATGGCGCCAAAGTCGGCGATCGACTCACTGATGCATCCGATTCGCCCGACGGCTACCGGTTCCACGACATATTCCATCTTGCCTTTGCCACGTTCCTCGGCTGGTCACCATTGACACGCGCCCTACTCGACCGTAAACGCCGGAGCGATCAGCTCGTCAATGAGAACCAGGACGGCGGCCGCGCGGTCGTGCTGGAGGAAGGCATTTCGGCTCTTGCCTTCGCCTACGGCGCGGAGCACGGACTCCTCGACGGCATCGAACACGTCGACCAGTCAGTTATACGAGCCATTGGCAGTGTCTCGGCTAACTTCGAAATCGCCGATAGAACTGGTGCCGACTGGGAACGCGCGATCCTCGCCGGCTTTAGAGTGTTTCGCGATCTGCTGGCTCACGATGGCGGCTTCGTAGTGTTCGATGCCGATGCCGGCCAACTGGCATTCATGCCCAAGAAGCCGGAGACCTCGGCCTAG
- a CDS encoding nucleotide kinase domain-containing protein: MFETYWRFASERQAIYEARLRGEDGPWTSDPILTNFRFTNCYRASDRVSQFLIERVAYRGDQSAEETTFRVLLFKFFNRISTWELLEHELGELRWSSFDLDEIDELLSDAFARGRRLYSAAYVIPPPRMGAERKHSNHLRLLRSMMEDEMPTQLQGSPSMRHAFNEIRSYPAMGDFLAFQMLIDLNYTTLLDFDEMEYVVAGPGARDGIRKCFGAGAHGIESEVIRYMADAQHEHFGHLGLDFIGLGGRPLQLIDCQNLFCEVDKYARVAHPDVQGLSGRSRIKQKFAPVMERVTAWFPPKWGINQIAQHETTVHRLGPAWS, from the coding sequence GTGTTCGAGACATACTGGCGATTCGCCTCCGAGCGCCAGGCGATCTACGAGGCACGCCTCCGTGGAGAGGACGGCCCGTGGACGAGCGATCCAATCCTCACGAACTTCCGCTTCACCAACTGCTATCGCGCCTCCGACCGGGTCAGCCAGTTCTTGATCGAACGCGTCGCGTACCGGGGCGACCAGTCCGCCGAAGAGACAACCTTCCGCGTCCTGCTATTCAAGTTCTTCAACCGGATTAGTACCTGGGAGCTTTTAGAACACGAGTTGGGAGAATTGCGTTGGAGCAGCTTCGATCTCGACGAGATTGACGAATTGTTGAGCGACGCCTTCGCCCGGGGCCGGCGTCTGTACTCAGCGGCGTATGTCATTCCCCCGCCTCGAATGGGAGCCGAGCGAAAGCACTCGAATCACCTGCGTCTCCTTCGGTCGATGATGGAGGACGAGATGCCGACCCAGCTTCAGGGCTCACCCTCGATGCGCCACGCCTTCAACGAGATCCGCTCGTACCCCGCCATGGGGGACTTTCTAGCCTTCCAGATGCTCATTGATCTGAACTACACGACGCTCCTCGACTTCGACGAGATGGAGTACGTCGTCGCAGGACCAGGAGCCCGCGACGGAATCCGCAAGTGCTTTGGCGCGGGGGCCCACGGCATCGAGAGCGAAGTCATTCGTTACATGGCTGACGCTCAGCACGAGCACTTCGGGCATCTCGGTCTCGACTTCATAGGACTGGGTGGACGACCCCTACAACTCATCGACTGTCAGAACCTATTCTGCGAGGTCGACAAGTACGCGCGCGTTGCTCATCCCGACGTGCAAGGTCTAAGTGGTCGATCCCGAATCAAGCAGAAGTTCGCGCCAGTCATGGAACGCGTCACGGCGTGGTTCCCTCCGAAGTGGGGGATCAACCAAATTGCTCAACATGAGACCACTGTCCACCGGCTGGGGCCAGCATGGAGCTGA
- a CDS encoding Nmad2 family putative nucleotide modification protein, with protein MRLFSYVVRHDFAFAPNPFEGWCTVATCKPDIRRAATVGDWVVGTGSAQKKLAGKLVYAMRVDEILSFDDYWKDTRFSRKIPTDRGAMKRAYGDNIYHHASDGSWLQADSRHSLDGGVPNPGHIATDTSVNAVLIASHFTYYGGDGIDVPAHLRHDFGVDLVHSGRGHRCRFPSELAAAAVTWLEGLDRGIMGRPADWKH; from the coding sequence GTGCGCCTATTCAGCTACGTCGTCCGCCACGACTTCGCGTTCGCCCCTAACCCATTCGAGGGTTGGTGTACGGTCGCGACCTGCAAACCGGACATCCGACGTGCCGCAACGGTCGGCGACTGGGTTGTCGGTACTGGCTCGGCGCAGAAGAAGTTAGCCGGAAAGCTCGTGTACGCCATGCGCGTCGACGAGATCTTGAGTTTCGACGACTACTGGAAGGACACCCGGTTCAGCCGCAAGATTCCGACAGACCGAGGCGCTATGAAGCGCGCATACGGCGACAACATCTACCATCACGCCAGCGACGGGTCATGGCTGCAGGCAGACTCACGGCACAGCCTTGACGGCGGCGTTCCAAACCCCGGACATATCGCAACAGACACCTCAGTTAACGCGGTTCTGATCGCATCACACTTCACTTACTACGGTGGCGATGGGATCGATGTGCCAGCCCACCTGCGGCACGACTTCGGTGTAGATCTGGTGCACAGCGGACGTGGGCATCGTTGCAGATTCCCCTCCGAACTCGCCGCCGCCGCCGTCACATGGCTCGAGGGGCTCGATCGCGGCATCATGGGCCGCCCCGCGGACTGGAAGCACTAA
- a CDS encoding TIR domain-containing protein, translating into MADQHNAFISHRHEDDALVGQLKDLLSANGANIRDSSITSDIPNNANAESYIKQILADRIQWAGKVIVMISPDTKNHEWVSWEIEYANRFPDKRIIGVWTPGSTGADMPPELDEYADAVVGWNSKAIIEALNGADNWQGPDGATVPPRSIKRLAC; encoded by the coding sequence ATGGCCGATCAGCACAACGCGTTCATCAGCCACCGCCACGAGGACGATGCCCTTGTAGGCCAGCTAAAGGATCTGCTTTCTGCGAACGGGGCCAATATCCGGGATTCATCTATCACAAGCGATATACCCAACAATGCAAATGCAGAGTCCTACATCAAGCAGATCCTTGCCGACCGCATTCAGTGGGCCGGGAAAGTCATCGTGATGATCTCGCCGGACACCAAGAATCACGAATGGGTCAGTTGGGAGATCGAGTACGCGAACCGCTTTCCCGACAAGCGCATCATCGGAGTGTGGACACCAGGCTCGACAGGTGCCGACATGCCGCCAGAGCTCGATGAGTACGCCGACGCCGTCGTCGGTTGGAACAGCAAGGCAATCATCGAAGCACTGAATGGCGCAGACAACTGGCAGGGGCCCGACGGCGCGACAGTGCCGCCCCGATCGATCAAACGGCTCGCCTGCTAG
- a CDS encoding NUDIX hydrolase — protein sequence MGTTPKHSVSVAGIVIRDDGRVLVIKRDDNGHWEAPGGVLELDESFEAGVRREVLEETGLEVTVERLTGVYKNLTHGIVALVYRCRLAGGEPHATEEAREIRWMTTEEVQSAMTAAFGVRVLDAFEEVPKSRAHDGVNLVLAKQ from the coding sequence ATGGGCACTACGCCGAAACACTCGGTCAGCGTCGCCGGCATTGTGATCCGCGACGACGGCCGGGTCCTGGTCATCAAGCGCGACGACAACGGCCATTGGGAGGCGCCCGGCGGCGTCCTGGAGCTAGATGAATCCTTCGAGGCGGGCGTCCGGCGCGAGGTGCTGGAAGAAACGGGCCTCGAGGTTACAGTCGAGCGGCTCACCGGCGTCTACAAGAACCTCACCCACGGAATCGTGGCGTTGGTCTACCGCTGTCGGCTGGCCGGGGGTGAGCCGCATGCAACTGAAGAAGCGCGTGAAATCCGTTGGATGACAACGGAAGAAGTGCAATCGGCAATGACGGCGGCGTTCGGGGTGCGCGTCTTGGATGCGTTCGAGGAAGTGCCCAAGTCGCGGGCGCATGATGGCGTTAATCTTGTTTTGGCTAAGCAGTAG
- a CDS encoding type I restriction endonuclease subunit R codes for MVPTEDALEQWVLQILEELGWTPVYGPDIAPGEPGAERTDYRDVVLDGRLRSAVQRLNPDLPVDAVNDVVQTVKRAESPLIESENWNAYRYLIKGVPVDYRDADGEPRSDRAWLLDWENIRNNDLAAINQFTIEGPKKSRRPDVLLFVNGLPLAIFELKRPGKEYAKVAGAYRQLQTYRSQTPEVFKWNQVAAVSDGTEARAGSFSAPWNHWAAWKTIDGTRRDPKNAEGLRIPQVEVLTRGMFRPDVFFDLCRHFVATFGEGTETRKALAKYHQYWAVNKAIGQTLESVETDGRIGVVWHTQGSGKSLEMAYYAGKVMTHPGMENPTVIVLTDRNDLDDQLYDETFAPSKPGSPLPETPVKAESRAHLEELLAGRESGGIIFTTLQKFGLVKEEREAGRAFPLLSDRLNIVVMVDEAHRSNYDVIDGFARNIRDALPEASFIGFTGTPIDEKDRSTAEIFGEYIDVYDMTQAIEDGVTVKVFYEPRLVRVELPDEVKGAIDDEFEDAIQGAEDEIGERAKSKWAKVEAIVGSEKRIKQLAADIVSHWEARRDVLVGKGMIVTMSRRIAVDLYNEIVALRPGWHSADDKAGVVKVVITGNATDPASYQPHIRNKTERRAMKARASDADDPLELVIVRDMWLTGFDSPPMHTMYVDKPMRSAGLMQAITRVNRTFKDKPSGLIVDYIGIAENLKEALATYTDRDKQDRAIGEDVRQAAIPELLAEHAIVSDLLHGVDWVTILGSGDTKAFVYAVTATVDYLLESDRGVEDTAHDVAEGEFATDASDGPSLKKRFMAHTGRLKRLFSLVPTSQEATAIRDDVAFYDAVRQSIAKIESVDRDPDGEATLDVAVRQIISEHISGRGVIDIFAEAGLEKPDISVIDDEFRKKFETADNKNLQLEAVRRLISAEVKVIGKRNVVAGRRFSEMLSEALNRYQNRTIDAAQVIAEIVEIAKAIQAQKQRGEQTGLTENELAFYDAMLTNESARLAIEDEILRAIAHELTEIVRNDAKTDWQVKETVRAKLRTRIKRLLLKHGYPPDQEPTATELIIKQAEAMAGEDK; via the coding sequence ATGGTGCCGACAGAGGATGCCCTTGAGCAATGGGTGCTCCAGATCCTCGAGGAACTCGGCTGGACGCCGGTCTACGGGCCGGACATTGCACCCGGCGAGCCGGGTGCGGAACGCACTGATTACCGAGACGTTGTCCTCGACGGGCGACTGCGTTCAGCTGTTCAGCGGCTCAACCCGGACCTCCCAGTTGATGCTGTGAATGACGTCGTGCAAACCGTCAAGCGAGCTGAGTCGCCGCTGATCGAATCGGAGAATTGGAACGCTTACCGCTACTTGATCAAGGGCGTTCCTGTCGACTACCGCGACGCCGACGGTGAACCTCGTAGCGACCGGGCATGGCTTCTCGACTGGGAGAACATTAGAAACAACGACCTTGCCGCGATCAACCAGTTCACCATCGAGGGTCCGAAGAAATCGCGGCGACCTGACGTCCTCCTATTCGTCAACGGTTTGCCCCTTGCGATTTTCGAGCTGAAGCGGCCCGGGAAGGAGTACGCCAAGGTCGCGGGCGCATACCGCCAGCTCCAGACCTACCGGAGTCAGACTCCCGAGGTCTTCAAGTGGAACCAGGTCGCGGCGGTGTCCGATGGCACCGAGGCGCGTGCAGGGTCGTTTTCCGCGCCGTGGAATCACTGGGCGGCGTGGAAGACCATCGACGGGACGCGGCGCGACCCGAAAAACGCAGAAGGCCTACGCATTCCGCAGGTAGAGGTGCTCACACGAGGCATGTTTCGGCCCGATGTGTTTTTCGACCTGTGCCGCCATTTCGTCGCCACTTTCGGTGAGGGCACCGAGACTCGAAAGGCGTTGGCGAAGTACCACCAATATTGGGCCGTCAACAAAGCGATCGGGCAGACCCTGGAGTCGGTCGAGACCGACGGGCGCATCGGCGTCGTCTGGCACACCCAGGGTTCGGGCAAGTCCCTTGAGATGGCTTACTACGCAGGCAAGGTGATGACTCACCCAGGTATGGAGAACCCGACCGTCATTGTTCTGACCGACCGCAACGATCTCGACGACCAGCTCTACGACGAGACCTTCGCCCCCTCCAAACCCGGTTCTCCGCTACCGGAAACTCCGGTCAAGGCTGAGTCCCGTGCTCACCTGGAGGAACTGCTCGCGGGCCGCGAATCTGGCGGGATCATCTTTACCACGTTGCAAAAGTTCGGGCTGGTGAAGGAAGAGCGCGAGGCAGGTCGGGCATTCCCTTTGCTCTCAGATCGGCTCAACATCGTGGTGATGGTCGATGAGGCGCACCGCTCGAACTACGACGTGATTGACGGGTTTGCTCGGAACATTCGAGACGCGCTTCCGGAAGCCTCGTTCATCGGCTTCACCGGCACGCCGATCGATGAGAAGGACCGCTCGACTGCCGAGATCTTCGGCGAGTACATCGACGTCTACGACATGACTCAAGCCATCGAGGACGGCGTCACGGTCAAGGTGTTCTACGAGCCCCGTCTCGTCCGGGTCGAGCTGCCCGACGAGGTCAAGGGCGCGATCGACGACGAGTTCGAAGACGCGATCCAAGGGGCCGAGGACGAGATCGGCGAACGCGCCAAGAGCAAGTGGGCCAAGGTCGAGGCAATCGTCGGCTCGGAGAAGCGCATAAAGCAACTCGCGGCCGACATCGTCAGCCATTGGGAAGCGCGCCGCGACGTGCTCGTCGGCAAAGGCATGATCGTCACAATGTCCCGCCGCATCGCCGTCGACCTCTACAACGAAATCGTTGCGCTCCGGCCCGGCTGGCACAGCGCGGATGACAAGGCCGGCGTCGTGAAGGTCGTTATCACGGGAAACGCCACCGACCCGGCGTCGTACCAGCCGCACATCCGCAATAAGACCGAGCGGCGTGCGATGAAGGCTCGTGCGTCCGACGCTGACGACCCCCTAGAGCTCGTGATCGTCCGCGACATGTGGCTCACCGGCTTCGACTCACCGCCGATGCACACGATGTACGTCGACAAGCCGATGCGCTCGGCCGGACTCATGCAGGCAATCACGCGGGTCAACCGAACGTTCAAGGACAAGCCCTCGGGGCTGATCGTCGACTACATCGGCATCGCCGAAAATCTCAAAGAAGCTCTCGCTACCTACACCGACCGCGACAAACAGGACCGCGCCATTGGCGAAGATGTCCGTCAGGCTGCCATCCCCGAGCTGCTCGCCGAGCACGCGATCGTCTCCGACCTGCTGCATGGCGTTGACTGGGTCACCATCCTGGGCAGCGGCGACACCAAGGCATTCGTTTACGCCGTCACCGCGACTGTCGACTACCTTCTGGAGTCTGACCGCGGCGTCGAGGACACGGCTCATGACGTCGCCGAAGGTGAGTTCGCGACCGATGCGAGCGATGGACCGTCCTTGAAGAAGCGGTTCATGGCTCACACCGGGCGACTTAAGCGCCTTTTCTCCCTTGTACCCACCTCGCAAGAGGCGACCGCGATCCGCGACGATGTTGCGTTCTACGACGCAGTGCGACAATCCATCGCCAAGATCGAATCGGTCGACCGTGATCCCGACGGCGAAGCCACGCTCGATGTCGCGGTTCGTCAGATCATCAGTGAGCACATCAGTGGCCGTGGAGTCATCGACATCTTTGCTGAAGCTGGCTTGGAAAAGCCCGACATCTCGGTGATTGACGACGAGTTCCGCAAAAAGTTCGAGACGGCGGACAACAAGAACCTCCAGCTCGAAGCCGTGCGCCGCCTGATATCCGCAGAGGTCAAGGTCATCGGGAAGCGCAACGTGGTCGCCGGCAGGCGGTTCTCCGAGATGCTATCCGAGGCACTCAATCGCTACCAGAACCGCACCATCGATGCCGCCCAGGTCATCGCCGAGATCGTTGAGATCGCCAAGGCCATCCAGGCGCAGAAGCAGCGCGGCGAGCAAACAGGTCTGACCGAGAACGAGCTGGCGTTCTACGACGCGATGCTCACAAACGAGTCAGCACGGCTCGCGATAGAGGACGAGATACTCCGAGCCATCGCCCACGAACTCACCGAGATAGTGCGCAACGACGCGAAGACGGACTGGCAGGTCAAGGAGACAGTCCGCGCCAAGCTCCGCACCCGCATCAAGCGCCTGCTGCTAAAGCACGGCTACCCGCCCGATCAAGAGCCGACGGCAACCGAGCTCATCATCAAACAGGCCGAAGCGATGGCAGGGGAAGACAAGTGA
- a CDS encoding GntR family transcriptional regulator, with protein sequence MLQLGQIDRADDKPPYRQIAGMLREAISSGQLSAGERLPSESALIEHFGVARMTVRQAVQELRSEGLANAEHGRGVFVRPAAPIRRVASDRFARRHRDSGKAAFTVEAEKFGYAPQVDTVTVTRDKPNSTVAERLRLTEDDDVIVRSRRYLANDRPVETAISYIPAEFAQGTKIEQVDTGPGGIYARLEEAGHKLARFTEEVGARMPSPEERRALQLPAGAPVLTVVRTAYDTNDVAVEVCDTVKVASAYLLEYDFSAL encoded by the coding sequence GTGCTGCAACTCGGCCAGATCGACCGGGCGGACGACAAGCCGCCCTATCGCCAGATTGCGGGCATGTTGCGCGAAGCGATCAGCTCTGGTCAATTGTCCGCAGGCGAACGACTGCCGTCTGAGTCAGCATTGATCGAGCACTTTGGGGTCGCCCGGATGACAGTCCGCCAGGCCGTGCAGGAGCTGCGTTCGGAGGGGCTGGCGAACGCCGAGCATGGCCGCGGAGTGTTCGTTCGCCCCGCGGCCCCAATTCGGCGCGTCGCATCTGATCGGTTCGCGCGGCGACATCGTGACAGCGGCAAGGCCGCGTTCACTGTCGAGGCGGAAAAATTCGGCTACGCACCACAAGTCGACACCGTCACCGTGACGCGCGACAAGCCAAATTCGACTGTTGCAGAACGCCTTCGACTAACTGAAGACGACGATGTCATCGTGCGATCACGGCGCTACCTCGCTAATGACCGGCCGGTCGAGACTGCAATTTCCTACATTCCTGCCGAGTTCGCGCAGGGCACCAAGATCGAACAAGTCGACACCGGTCCTGGCGGCATCTACGCAAGACTCGAAGAGGCCGGCCATAAGCTCGCCCGATTCACCGAGGAAGTCGGCGCGCGAATGCCTTCGCCTGAAGAACGCCGTGCGCTGCAACTCCCGGCAGGCGCTCCCGTTCTGACAGTGGTCCGGACGGCATACGACACCAACGATGTCGCCGTCGAAGTGTGCGACACCGTGAAGGTCGCATCCGCCTACCTGCTCGAATACGACTTTTCAGCGCTCTGA